One region of Flavobacterium sp. KACC 22763 genomic DNA includes:
- a CDS encoding GDSL-type esterase/lipase family protein, translating into MINKLMVFFCCLFFTTNEKTPKTDVQPIPKSMIQKVDTAAIDEPIDGQIYNAKAISDLFHKLEKNEGEKNQKINIVHIGDSHIQSDLMTNEIRKKLQQQFGNAGRGLVFPYQLARTNGSYNERFRSNRTWESYRNIYPVKQCPIGISGIGLWRDSGGFVLEMNVKDPAYKFNTIKIITPQNQNMFDLATSSKINSIQTTERRVITHKIKKGEVLGSIADKYNVSVAEIKRENHLKSNNIRAGRTLKISTNETRAKTISMSEFVPLAIESDSFSHYYNSENALSRIFLIPNKEAKDYELNGIVLEKDAPGVIYSSIGVNGAKYSDYNKYPLFFDQLKSLHPDLLVFSLGTNESYEHLDPENYIKELREFINNIRAQKIDAPIIVMTPPPSLLRRKPNTYIDNYTRQIIDIAQKDGFAVWDLYDEFGGMSGIRQLKVQGLIGPDWVHYSKKGYEKQGNLFAQAFLRSYDNFKLKK; encoded by the coding sequence ATGATAAATAAACTTATGGTTTTCTTTTGTTGTCTTTTTTTTACAACAAATGAAAAAACTCCAAAAACAGACGTACAGCCAATACCAAAAAGCATGATTCAAAAAGTGGATACCGCAGCAATTGATGAGCCTATAGATGGTCAAATTTATAATGCAAAAGCAATAAGCGATCTTTTTCACAAGCTTGAAAAAAATGAAGGTGAGAAAAACCAAAAAATCAATATTGTACATATTGGTGATTCGCATATTCAAAGCGATTTGATGACGAATGAAATTAGAAAAAAACTGCAGCAGCAATTTGGTAATGCAGGACGCGGTTTGGTTTTTCCTTATCAATTAGCCAGAACAAACGGATCTTACAACGAGCGTTTTAGATCGAACAGAACTTGGGAGAGTTATAGAAATATATATCCCGTAAAGCAATGTCCAATCGGGATAAGCGGAATTGGGCTTTGGAGAGATTCAGGCGGATTTGTTTTAGAAATGAACGTAAAAGATCCTGCGTACAAATTCAATACAATAAAAATTATTACGCCTCAAAATCAGAATATGTTTGATTTGGCTACTTCTTCTAAAATCAATTCTATTCAGACAACAGAGCGAAGAGTCATTACGCATAAAATTAAGAAAGGTGAGGTGCTTGGAAGTATTGCAGATAAATACAATGTTTCGGTTGCCGAGATTAAAAGAGAAAATCATTTAAAGTCGAATAATATCCGTGCCGGGAGAACTTTAAAAATTTCAACAAACGAAACAAGAGCAAAAACCATTTCAATGTCAGAGTTTGTTCCGCTGGCAATCGAATCAGATTCTTTTTCACATTATTATAATTCAGAAAATGCTTTAAGCCGAATTTTCTTGATTCCAAATAAAGAAGCAAAGGATTACGAATTGAACGGAATTGTGTTAGAAAAAGATGCTCCAGGGGTTATTTATAGCAGTATTGGAGTAAATGGAGCTAAATATTCAGATTACAATAAATATCCATTGTTTTTTGATCAATTGAAATCATTGCATCCTGACCTGCTGGTTTTTTCGCTGGGAACAAATGAAAGCTATGAACACCTAGATCCAGAAAATTATATTAAAGAATTGCGAGAGTTTATCAATAATATAAGAGCACAAAAAATAGATGCTCCTATAATTGTAATGACACCTCCGCCATCATTGTTAAGACGAAAGCCAAATACCTATATTGATAATTATACAAGGCAAATTATAGATATAGCCCAAAAAGACGGTTTTGCTGTTTGGGATTTGTACGATGAGTTTGGAGGCATGAGCGGAATCAGGCAATTAAAAGTACAGGGATTAATTGGGCCAGACTGGGTTCATTATTCAAAAAAAGGATACGAGAAACAAGGAAATCTGTTTGCTCAGGCGTTTTTAAGATCATACGATAATTTTAAATTAAAGAAGTAA